The proteins below are encoded in one region of Clostridium cylindrosporum DSM 605:
- a CDS encoding AIR synthase family protein encodes MKIGKLPNDILKNEILSKININSKDVLVGPGVGEDCSIVDFGDEKCVITTDPITGASNNIGALSVHISCNDIASAGVKPIGVMVTILAPPTCELEDIKNVMDDVVTTCKSLSVSVLGGHTEITDAVNKMIVSITAIGKGRDIVSTKGAKINDDIVVTGYAGLEGTVIIASDKYDTLLKHFSEEELEGIKSMLQSISVVETGLIAAEFGVNSMHDATEGGILGAIWEVGEASELSVVVEEDKIPIKNQTKKISKIFNLDPYKLISSGSMIITTPRGEELVSLFREKGINSAVVGKITTGDNLIIKDNNKMKLTQPESDEIYKI; translated from the coding sequence ATGAAAATAGGAAAGCTACCTAATGATATTTTAAAGAATGAAATTCTTTCAAAGATAAATATAAATAGTAAAGATGTTCTTGTAGGTCCTGGAGTTGGAGAAGATTGTTCTATTGTTGACTTTGGTGATGAAAAATGTGTTATAACAACTGACCCAATTACAGGGGCGTCAAATAACATAGGGGCATTATCTGTACATATTTCTTGTAATGATATAGCATCTGCTGGGGTTAAACCGATTGGGGTTATGGTAACTATTCTTGCACCTCCTACATGTGAATTAGAAGATATAAAAAATGTTATGGATGATGTAGTAACTACTTGTAAATCCCTTTCAGTATCTGTTCTTGGAGGGCATACAGAAATTACTGATGCAGTAAATAAAATGATAGTATCTATTACAGCAATAGGCAAAGGACGTGATATTGTAAGTACAAAAGGGGCAAAGATTAATGATGATATAGTAGTTACTGGTTATGCTGGACTTGAGGGAACAGTAATTATTGCCTCAGATAAGTATGATACTCTTTTAAAGCATTTTAGTGAAGAGGAGTTAGAGGGGATTAAATCAATGCTTCAAAGTATAAGCGTTGTTGAAACAGGACTTATAGCAGCAGAGTTTGGTGTTAATTCTATGCATGACGCAACAGAGGGGGGAATACTTGGAGCAATTTGGGAAGTTGGCGAGGCAAGTGAACTTTCAGTTGTAGTTGAAGAGGATAAAATTCCAATAAAAAATCAAACAAAGAAAATATCAAAAATATTTAATTTAGATCCATATAAGCTTATATCAAGTGGTTCTATGATAATTACAACTCCAAGAGGTGAAGAATTAGTATCTCTTTTTAGAGAAAAAGGAATTAACTCTGCAGTTGTTGGGAAAATTACAACAGGAGACAATCTTATTAT